One part of the Natranaeroarchaeum aerophilus genome encodes these proteins:
- a CDS encoding amidohydrolase family protein, translated as MASKTNDSTQTTVVADADAHITETFSEIAKYIDEGEFGDVKRICETAELPLNDIMHLKRATPSQPFNDEGRSGSDVLTNEMSVEKKLENMDEFGIDCGIITPTLSILLPTVNRPRYAVALAEAYNRYIFDRFAVGNDRLKVTVTVAPHDPERAATEIEKHADKEDVVGVQMSATGLVPPPGARKYDPIYRAAEENDLPVLFHSGLNTADGFPVISRTANYYVEEHAVNHPFSHMWNLTTMIFRGVPERFPDLDIVFQEAGIGYIPYFMWRLDDHYLDRGDELPHLNQLPSDYIEDNWYFTTQPIGQTRKPTGSGAQDHLANIIEMVGAENLMFATDLPHPDFDVPNELEDRVQSKLDQDQIDAVMGQNAIDVFEFEV; from the coding sequence GTGGCCAGCAAGACCAACGATTCGACACAGACCACAGTTGTCGCAGACGCGGATGCACACATCACTGAGACATTCAGTGAGATAGCGAAGTACATTGACGAGGGCGAGTTCGGTGACGTCAAGAGAATCTGTGAGACGGCAGAACTCCCGCTCAACGACATTATGCACCTGAAGCGAGCGACGCCGTCACAGCCGTTCAACGACGAAGGCCGCTCCGGTTCCGACGTGCTCACGAACGAGATGTCGGTGGAGAAGAAGCTCGAAAACATGGACGAGTTCGGTATCGACTGTGGGATTATCACCCCCACGCTGTCGATACTTCTCCCGACCGTCAACCGTCCGAGGTACGCCGTGGCGCTTGCGGAAGCGTACAATCGGTACATCTTCGACCGGTTCGCGGTGGGCAACGACCGTCTAAAGGTCACGGTCACTGTGGCCCCTCACGATCCGGAGCGTGCCGCCACTGAGATCGAGAAACATGCAGACAAGGAAGACGTCGTCGGCGTCCAGATGTCGGCGACTGGACTTGTCCCGCCGCCGGGGGCACGGAAGTACGACCCGATATATCGCGCTGCTGAGGAGAACGACCTTCCCGTGCTGTTCCACTCGGGACTCAACACCGCCGACGGGTTCCCAGTTATCTCGCGGACGGCGAACTACTACGTCGAGGAACACGCCGTCAACCACCCGTTCTCTCATATGTGGAACCTCACCACGATGATTTTCCGAGGTGTCCCTGAGCGGTTTCCGGACCTGGATATCGTGTTCCAGGAGGCCGGAATCGGGTACATCCCCTACTTTATGTGGCGCCTCGACGACCACTACCTGGACCGTGGCGACGAACTCCCACACCTGAACCAGCTCCCCAGCGACTACATCGAGGACAACTGGTACTTCACGACCCAGCCTATCGGACAGACGCGCAAACCGACCGGTAGCGGTGCTCAGGACCACCTCGCCAACATCATCGAGATGGTCGGGGCGGAGAATCTCATGTTCGCGACTGACCTCCCACACCCGGATTTTGATGTTCCGAACGAACTCGAAGACCGTGTCCAGTCGAAACTCGATCAGGACCAGATAGACGCCGTCATGGGGCAGAACGCGATCGATGTATTCGAGTTCGAAGTCTGA
- the leuC gene encoding 3-isopropylmalate dehydratase large subunit has product MSTQTLYDKIWERHKVKTLPNGQDQLFVGLHLIHEATSPQAFEMLREAELEVERPDLTHATVDHIVPTDEQSRPFEDEAAESMMAELETNTQQANIEFSDPESGDQGIVHVVGPEQGLTQPGMTIVCGDSHTSTHGAFGALAFGIGTSQVRDVFASQTIAMEKQRVRKIAVSGELDDGVEAKDVILSIIRRLGTDGGVGYVYEYAGETIENLDMEGRMSICNMSIEGGARAGYVNPDETTFEWLAATDRFETDSDRFDELREYWESIRSDPDATYDDVVEVDAGELEPMVTWGTTPSQCVGVTEPIPAPEDLPAGRRETAVEAQAHTGVTPGETMEGREIDVAFLGSCTNARLRDLQRAADIVEGRQVHDDVRGLVVPGSHRVKAAAEERGFDELFTNAGFEWRNPGCSMCTGMNADKLEDDDVSISSSNRNFVGRQGSKDASTILANPQMVVAAAVTGTVIDVRELKEEVAV; this is encoded by the coding sequence ATGAGTACGCAAACACTGTACGACAAGATTTGGGAGAGACACAAAGTAAAGACGCTACCGAACGGACAGGACCAGCTCTTCGTGGGGCTCCACCTGATTCACGAAGCGACGAGTCCACAGGCATTCGAGATGCTCCGCGAAGCGGAGTTAGAGGTCGAACGGCCGGATCTGACCCATGCAACTGTCGACCATATCGTCCCGACCGACGAACAGTCACGACCTTTTGAGGACGAGGCTGCGGAATCGATGATGGCAGAGTTGGAGACCAACACCCAACAAGCGAACATCGAGTTCTCTGACCCGGAAAGCGGTGACCAGGGTATCGTCCACGTTGTCGGACCGGAACAGGGGCTGACCCAACCCGGGATGACCATCGTGTGTGGCGACAGCCACACGTCGACACACGGTGCGTTTGGTGCGCTGGCGTTCGGTATCGGTACGTCGCAGGTGCGGGACGTATTCGCCAGCCAGACGATCGCGATGGAGAAACAACGAGTCAGAAAGATTGCGGTCAGCGGCGAACTCGACGACGGCGTCGAAGCAAAGGACGTCATTCTATCGATTATCCGGCGACTGGGAACCGATGGCGGCGTCGGGTACGTTTACGAGTACGCCGGTGAAACGATAGAAAACCTCGACATGGAAGGGCGGATGAGTATCTGTAATATGTCCATCGAGGGTGGCGCCCGTGCCGGCTACGTCAACCCAGACGAGACGACTTTCGAGTGGCTCGCGGCGACGGACCGATTCGAAACCGATTCCGACCGATTCGACGAGCTACGGGAGTATTGGGAATCTATCCGAAGCGACCCGGACGCCACGTACGACGACGTGGTTGAAGTCGATGCCGGCGAACTGGAACCGATGGTCACTTGGGGAACGACGCCCAGCCAGTGTGTCGGTGTCACGGAACCGATTCCAGCGCCAGAGGATCTTCCGGCGGGCAGGCGAGAGACCGCTGTAGAGGCCCAGGCGCACACGGGCGTTACGCCCGGTGAGACGATGGAGGGGCGCGAGATAGACGTGGCCTTCCTGGGCTCCTGTACCAACGCTCGCCTCCGGGACCTCCAGCGGGCGGCGGACATCGTCGAGGGGCGGCAGGTCCACGATGACGTCCGCGGGCTCGTCGTCCCTGGTAGCCACCGGGTCAAGGCCGCCGCCGAGGAACGGGGCTTCGATGAGTTGTTCACCAATGCGGGATTCGAGTGGCGTAATCCGGGGTGTTCGATGTGTACCGGGATGAATGCTGACAAGCTCGAAGACGACGATGTCTCTATCTCCTCCTCGAATCGGAACTTCGTCGGCCGACAGGGGTCGAAAGATGCCAGTACGATTCTGGCCAACCCGCAGATGGTCGTCGCAGCGGCGGTCACCGGTACTGTGATAGATGTCCGTGAGCTGAAAGAGGAGGTTGCCGTATGA
- a CDS encoding helix-turn-helix transcriptional regulator, translated as MLRRIELEVLATVDRGDTISELATKLDHSESYLSRAVGDLVEKGLVYTERDGRRKRVVPSDARAVELYRDLVRQHSHIDFPELLTGKALEVLYYLDQPRTVSEIADRSDNYRNTVNRILKQFRDRGLVGTTDGDYQFNADFDRLHEFARELAHHLHRQRLEAVAPKGTILWEDYDEFLAQAETEIDAEAFHETGLGRFATFDLQFLLTGHRYYVYSENLDAVSPAELCCHTLLIDDGSRHRSYCLLLLSHVDVDGADLREQSAKYGLEDEIDALLRYLETHGEVDNDWLPEWGEFQELAADYEIQFPQ; from the coding sequence GTGCTCCGACGCATCGAACTCGAGGTCCTCGCCACGGTCGACCGCGGCGACACGATCTCCGAACTCGCGACGAAGCTCGACCACAGCGAGAGTTACCTCTCTCGTGCCGTCGGCGACCTCGTCGAGAAGGGGCTCGTCTACACGGAACGCGATGGCCGACGAAAACGAGTCGTCCCGTCGGATGCTCGCGCCGTCGAACTCTATCGGGACCTCGTCCGCCAACACTCCCACATCGACTTCCCCGAGCTACTGACCGGCAAGGCACTCGAGGTGCTGTACTACCTCGACCAGCCGCGAACCGTTTCCGAGATCGCCGACCGGAGCGACAACTACCGCAACACGGTCAACCGTATCCTCAAGCAGTTTCGCGACCGGGGTCTCGTCGGGACGACCGACGGCGACTACCAGTTCAACGCCGACTTCGACCGCCTCCACGAGTTCGCCCGTGAACTCGCACACCATCTGCATCGTCAACGCCTCGAAGCCGTCGCCCCGAAGGGGACGATTCTCTGGGAGGACTACGACGAATTTCTCGCCCAGGCCGAGACGGAGATCGACGCGGAGGCGTTCCACGAAACAGGCCTCGGTCGGTTCGCGACCTTCGACCTCCAGTTCTTGCTCACCGGCCATCGCTACTACGTCTATTCCGAGAACCTCGACGCAGTCTCGCCGGCGGAGCTCTGCTGTCACACACTGTTAATCGACGACGGCAGCCGCCACCGCTCGTACTGTCTCCTTCTACTCAGCCACGTCGACGTCGACGGGGCGGACCTCCGAGAGCAGTCGGCGAAGTATGGCCTCGAAGACGAAATCGACGCCTTGCTCCGCTACCTCGAGACGCACGGCGAGGTCGACAACGACTGGCTCCCGGAGTGGGGCGAGTTCCAGGAGCTGGCGGCTGACTACGAGATTCAATTTCCACAATGA
- a CDS encoding Rieske (2Fe-2S) protein has translation MSDRTHQIEDADRLDEHGSRIIIEIDGVSVAVLNVNGEYHTIPTVCPHVGGPLGEGALAGQATIDECGEIGYDDTEEVIECPWHTRRFDVTTGENADASCFQIPTFDTWEENGEIYVAL, from the coding sequence ATGTCCGACAGAACCCACCAGATAGAGGACGCCGACCGGCTCGACGAGCACGGTTCGCGAATCATTATAGAAATTGATGGTGTCTCGGTAGCCGTCCTCAACGTGAACGGTGAGTACCACACTATTCCGACCGTCTGCCCACACGTCGGCGGACCGCTCGGCGAGGGGGCGCTGGCCGGGCAGGCGACGATAGATGAGTGTGGTGAGATCGGCTACGACGACACGGAGGAGGTCATCGAGTGTCCATGGCACACGAGACGGTTCGACGTAACCACCGGCGAGAACGCCGACGCGTCATGTTTTCAGATACCGACCTTCGATACGTGGGAAGAAAACGGTGAGATATACGTAGCCCTCTGA
- a CDS encoding orc1/cdc6 family replication initiation protein, protein MLDDEGTESVFVNRDLVEPDTIIDEERIVGRDDQLESVVSFLKPTLQGNRPPNMLLYGPAGTGKSLIIGAVTQQIIDLCESKGERFGVVDINCQPINTLDQAVYELVQSVASDVGAPVGVPETGVSTKRKYRRLYELINNHYDSVIFILDEIDLLVGRRANDEPAHSKLLYQLSRASNTNEIEGRVSVAALTNDPKFMQDIDGRAESSFNPRDVYFPDYDATQLREILDNRRDAFREDALEDGVIPLVAAFAAQSHGDARKAIDLFRGAGDLADERGDGEVTEDHVRESQEEIDKDRSLKLVEGLTMQKKVSLYATAAVASYSNQPRSSVPSPVGFKIYQWVTDELDADQMTRETYVKYVKELSTYGLISTSRKSRGRGGGMFMEFTFTGDPESMMKRIVDDTRLEAIAEKEELLHTVVNTQLRDFHEQ, encoded by the coding sequence ATGCTCGATGACGAGGGGACGGAGTCTGTCTTCGTCAATCGCGACCTCGTCGAACCCGATACGATCATCGACGAGGAGCGGATCGTCGGTCGAGACGATCAACTCGAATCCGTAGTCTCGTTCTTGAAACCAACCTTACAGGGGAACCGTCCCCCGAATATGCTGCTATACGGACCCGCTGGCACCGGCAAATCGCTCATCATCGGAGCAGTGACCCAACAGATTATCGATCTCTGTGAATCGAAGGGTGAACGCTTCGGTGTCGTCGATATCAACTGCCAGCCGATCAACACACTCGATCAGGCCGTCTATGAACTCGTCCAGAGCGTCGCGAGCGATGTCGGTGCGCCAGTCGGTGTCCCCGAGACCGGTGTGTCGACGAAACGGAAATACCGCCGCCTGTACGAACTCATCAATAATCATTACGACTCTGTCATATTCATCCTCGACGAAATCGACCTCCTGGTCGGCCGCCGTGCCAACGACGAACCCGCCCATTCGAAGTTATTGTATCAGCTATCGCGTGCCAGCAACACGAACGAGATCGAAGGCCGCGTCTCAGTCGCAGCACTAACAAACGATCCGAAGTTCATGCAGGATATCGACGGTCGTGCCGAGAGTTCGTTCAACCCCCGTGACGTCTATTTCCCCGATTACGATGCGACACAACTCCGCGAAATCCTCGATAACCGGCGGGACGCGTTTCGCGAGGACGCCCTCGAGGACGGAGTGATCCCACTTGTCGCCGCGTTTGCCGCACAAAGCCACGGTGATGCTCGAAAGGCGATCGACCTCTTCCGCGGTGCTGGCGACCTTGCCGACGAACGTGGTGACGGCGAGGTGACCGAAGATCACGTCCGAGAATCACAAGAGGAAATCGACAAAGACCGCTCTCTCAAACTCGTCGAGGGACTGACGATGCAAAAGAAAGTCTCGCTGTACGCCACTGCCGCCGTTGCATCCTACTCGAACCAACCACGAAGCTCTGTCCCGAGTCCGGTCGGCTTCAAAATCTACCAGTGGGTTACCGACGAACTCGATGCTGACCAGATGACCCGCGAGACCTACGTCAAGTACGTCAAAGAGCTCTCGACGTACGGACTGATCTCGACTTCTCGAAAGAGCCGCGGCCGGGGCGGTGGCATGTTTATGGAATTCACGTTCACCGGTGATCCCGAGAGCATGATGAAGCGCATTGTCGACGATACCCGACTAGAGGCGATCGCCGAAAAGGAAGAACTCCTTCACACAGTGGTCAACACCCAGCTGCGGGATTTCCACGAGCAGTAA
- a CDS encoding ribonuclease H-like domain-containing protein: MIFVLVITDDESALLQEVSEYLNHHSTEPIIYYGGNYFDEQCLSRRFDEHAITEGIDHLERAHDPGITAHQELFGPFNRHKLDVVASALGFEYQDPTVDGFVVGSKYTRYHLDGEEPDWDRLKQYNNDDVTSLRTIVDQIRSDRRLGGYAGAVSRIT; this comes from the coding sequence ATAATATTTGTATTAGTCATAACGGACGACGAGTCAGCACTACTTCAGGAGGTGTCTGAGTACCTTAATCACCATAGCACCGAGCCAATCATCTACTACGGAGGGAACTACTTCGACGAACAGTGTCTCAGTCGAAGATTCGACGAACACGCCATCACTGAGGGGATCGACCATCTGGAGCGGGCACACGACCCCGGGATAACTGCACATCAGGAGCTCTTCGGGCCCTTCAATCGGCATAAATTGGACGTCGTAGCGAGCGCACTCGGCTTTGAATACCAAGACCCGACTGTCGATGGATTTGTGGTCGGGAGCAAGTACACGCGATATCACCTCGACGGCGAAGAACCAGACTGGGATCGACTCAAACAGTACAACAACGACGATGTAACCTCACTGAGAACAATCGTCGATCAGATCAGATCAGATCGTAGGCTCGGGGGATATGCGGGGGCCGTCAGCAGAATTACGTGA
- the leuD gene encoding 3-isopropylmalate dehydratase small subunit, with protein MTDAVEPIPSVESVTGTGIPIRGDDIDTDQILPSRFMKVVTFEGLGEFSFFDKRFDRDDNPKDHPMNEDRFRDASVMVVNGNFGCGSSREHAPQALLRWGIDAIIGESFAEIFSGNCLALGIPTVTADAKTIDHLQEWVKGHPREEITVDVADRTVSYGEHTATVTVDDVQHEALVDGTWDMTALLRSDSDAIERTVAQLPYVPQR; from the coding sequence ATGACTGACGCTGTCGAGCCGATTCCCTCTGTAGAGTCAGTCACGGGGACGGGCATCCCGATACGGGGTGACGACATCGACACCGACCAGATACTCCCGTCCCGCTTCATGAAGGTCGTCACCTTCGAGGGGCTCGGTGAGTTCTCGTTCTTTGACAAGCGGTTTGACCGCGATGACAATCCGAAAGACCACCCTATGAACGAGGACCGGTTCCGGGACGCCAGCGTGATGGTAGTCAACGGGAACTTCGGCTGTGGCTCCTCCCGGGAGCACGCTCCCCAAGCGCTGTTGCGCTGGGGCATCGATGCGATAATCGGGGAGTCGTTCGCCGAAATATTCTCCGGGAACTGCTTGGCACTGGGCATCCCCACGGTCACCGCGGACGCTAAAACGATCGACCACCTGCAGGAGTGGGTCAAGGGGCATCCGCGAGAGGAGATCACGGTCGATGTGGCGGACAGGACTGTCAGCTACGGCGAGCACACTGCGACGGTCACCGTCGACGACGTCCAGCATGAGGCGCTGGTCGATGGCACGTGGGATATGACCGCGCTACTACGGTCGGATAGTGACGCGATAGAGCGGACTGTCGCCCAGCTACCGTACGTCCCACAACGGTAG
- a CDS encoding L-threonylcarbamoyladenylate synthase, whose protein sequence is MAEGDSYEVLEPKPENIERAADCLQEGRLVVAPSDANMGLAVDPHDIDAIDRVYKVKQRDRSKPLTLMFHDPSDWTEYGSVPDADVMNGFVEAFWPGPLNIVVNRQDVFPDELVGGMETISLACYENPTWRAFVEHAEPIAMTSANISGEADGQLVDRGMAEEHVGEAVEYIIDGGPHETTQSTTIIDLSDTSDPSVLRQGDISVSQLNDVRDCF, encoded by the coding sequence ATGGCAGAAGGAGACTCATACGAAGTTTTGGAACCCAAACCGGAAAACATTGAACGAGCGGCAGACTGTCTGCAAGAGGGCAGACTCGTGGTAGCACCATCGGACGCCAATATGGGTCTCGCCGTTGACCCTCATGACATCGATGCCATCGATAGGGTCTATAAAGTGAAGCAACGCGATCGGTCGAAACCGCTGACGCTGATGTTCCACGACCCTTCGGACTGGACAGAGTACGGTTCTGTCCCGGACGCGGACGTGATGAACGGGTTCGTTGAGGCGTTCTGGCCTGGGCCGCTCAATATTGTTGTGAACAGACAGGACGTGTTCCCGGACGAACTGGTCGGTGGGATGGAGACGATTTCACTGGCGTGTTACGAGAACCCGACGTGGCGGGCATTTGTCGAACATGCGGAACCCATCGCCATGACCTCCGCAAACATCTCGGGGGAAGCCGACGGGCAGCTTGTCGACCGAGGGATGGCTGAGGAACACGTCGGCGAGGCCGTCGAGTACATCATCGACGGCGGACCTCACGAGACGACGCAGTCTACGACGATCATCGATCTCAGCGACACGTCGGACCCCTCGGTCCTCCGGCAGGGTGATATCAGCGTGAGTCAGCTTAACGACGTCCGCGACTGCTTCTGA